The genome window TACATCCGCCTCCTCCCCACCGATGTCGTTACGGGCTACCTAGCTCTGCGAAAGGCGACTTGCATCGTACCCTGACAGCTGAACAAGGCTTGAGATCTGAAACGATTTCCATCCAGAACTGAACTCGTGTCAGTGTAGGAAGCTCTTGGGCCagcagagagactgagagagcaCAGGCTGCTGAAAGgactgctgcagctcacaggCTGGACACTGCTGAATATCTGCACCACTGTCTCCAAGAAGATGAGAAGATGTTACTGTGTGACAGAATGAGAGcaataaatgtgaaatgtttggagtttttttacttttaaaacatGGAACAATTAAAAttattgtttcttatttgtTGAAAGACATTTCTAGTGTCATTTATGATGTTTTCTTATTAAGTGTTCCCTCCCTCCAGAGAACAAAATGGTTGTTTCTCAGGTATGAACAAACACTGCTGCTCGGGTGCCCCTTTGTGATCGAACATCTGTTTTATAgtagtgtaaaaaaataaagtcaggTGAGGGTGGAGAAAAGTGCTTCTCAACCTCATTCTCAGTGTATCACACCCTCTCTATCTGCATTACGTATTTAACATTTGAAACAACATTCTTCTATAAGACCTGTCACCCAGGTGTACAGTGAGAATTGGACTCATCTTCTTTAACTGTAGGTGTTTAAACCCTGTTCTAACATACCTGCTGGTtgataaaaaatattatttttatacTTTGACCAGGATACAATAGCAGTAAATTATAACTGAATGCACACATTTTAtcttgaaattgtttttttctatttgacatatttttaaTCCTTGTTTCGCAGAGAATTACTTTTAACTTCTTTTATATTCTAAGAATATGTATTGTCTCATAATATTTGTACAACTGAAGCActcagtgatgaaatgtaagtAAGTGGCAAGAAAGGGGAAAAtgcttgtttctctttttttgtaatcacaTGGTATGTTTTTAACTAAGCCAAGAGATGTAACTATTTGAATAGCTTTCATCAGTAAAGTGAGCGATCTTTAAACTCAGTACTTTACCATGGTTGACCATACATTTAGTTTGATTGTGCTGTAGTTACTCACATTGATCTGTAGGTGGTGCCTGTTGACTGAGTGAGAGTTACACACAGTAAGACATGACTCCATGTGTAAAGTATGTACTGTTGCTCCACCTCAGTTGAGGTTTCTATtcagtaaataaaaatacaatttgacaGGAATAAcgcagaataaaacaaaacaaaacagacaggtCACTTGAATTCTTGTAGACAGGTTAACACGGACTCATGCAATCACTATCTCAGCACCACCAAattcatacaaataaataatgacgTTTCATACTGATGTTTTATGAAAAAGTAAATGAATATCACTTCATATTTGTTGTATTATACTCTAtagattttttaatgtttaggATGAGTTTTCAGAGAGGGATTATCTCCATGGTTTTAAGGATAGTTTCATTAGATTAACTGCAGTCTGTTGAAACAAGTTAGGTGATTTATAACGCGAATTACAAGAAGTATCTTTTTCTTGCATATATTTGGTGCCATTAAGGACTCATTGGTAGCTCCGTACGGAAGAaacgtggggggggggggaatttgCAGCTTGCAGTTGCTGTGATTGTCCTGTCCTGGATTTTGTATTGTTTCCTGGACTGTAAGCACATTTGGTTAACTATCTGATGAGCTAAAGATATGAGTACTGTGgatctttttaatttttcttcaagatatatacagtatgtatggtTACTAGTCGAAATAGTGTGAACTATACTGCACAAAAGTACAAGCACCACCACTGACAGTCCTCGGCTCTTCTTAATTCAAAAGTAATTTGGCGTATTGCTTCAGTTTCAAGGATCttcatttctatttctatttttaaaataatcaacaaaatCGCACACATTCATGTAAGAATGGAAAGAAAGGGTTTGTGAAGTGTACATGACATGCATACACGAGACTGTCTATAAAAAACAATATGATGATTATTTGCCTTTTTTCAAATACTTGGTACAAAATACCTTGTCTCTATTGTACAAAGGTTTTACAGCagcaaaaagataaaaaaatcactttaaaaaaataaataaaaaataacacacaccAGTGATTGActttcaaaccaaaacaaagaatatCATCTTAAGTCTTAACATTTGTATGAAAATCTAAATAATTTCAACAAAGGGGAACTGTTCCAAGATTGGCACTAAAATTGGAACATTTCTACCAGAACAGCGTCTTGGTGAGGTGAAAGCATATGAAATATTTATATCAGCAAATTTAAATCACTCATTGAACCCAAATAGAGCAACTGAATGAATTTATGTGGCATGGAAGCTGTCGAAAAATAACAGTCCTCTGAAAAAATGTGAGAAGTTATATATGAATATTTCTAAACTTTACTGGACTTGTCATGATGCAAAAGTGTCTCATATTGCTTGGAAAACATGAACTccttaaaatgataaaatgtacTCTAACCCCTTGTCAAAAGGTccttataaaaaacaaaaaaaaaacaaactgagaacAATTCCAAAagcacacaatgacacacaacccgagtcacacacattttttacagGAAATTTGTgataaattaatatatatatatttttagatattttgaTAATAGATGCAAATATCCACAGAgggatgtttattttttagtaCGTGAAGATGAGGCAATGTAAATCTTGAGGCTTCGGTCCTCAGTGACAGCGATCAAGCCATAGATGACACAATTCTGTCATGACAGGCAAAGCAATGACATAGCTAGCAGGATACAAGATCCAAACAAAGGTTGTTGGCACTGCTCTAATACCTATAAACAAAGTCCCTAACAAGGTTCAGTAACAATAGACTACTTGCCATCAGCCAAGTCATAAAGTACCAGTGGACCATTTTGTGCTGTGAAACAAAGAATCTGTGCAATGTTTTCACCTGtggcagtgtttcctctgagtTGAACAATCCTTCAAGGAGGAAAGCAACTGCTTCTCTTTAAGATTAATTTGGCGCCAAGTCAGGGGAATTTCAAGTTTGCATAGATCAGACCTTGGCCTTGCATAAAAGTGTCCCTCTCTACCATTGGTCAAAATAATCTTCTACAGACTCTATGCCGGTGCCCATGTTTGTTATTCTGAGGTAAAGTGGAAGCTGGCAGTACAACAGCTATTCATCTTCTAAGTTGTCCTTATTGTACAGCAGGACAGATTTCTACAACTGTCAAAGGCACTCTGTAGTAATTTGAGTGACAGTAATTTGGCCTTCAATGTGCAGTACAAACAGAAACCTCACTTACCAACGATAGAGCATTTCTATAAAGCTGTTGGATTGAAATGTGAATCGTTCATACAATCACTCATTGTGAAGTAATGTCCTATTTCAACTGTATTTGGAATGTATGTttaaaaaagcctttttcaATAGAAAGCAAAACGAATGCCACCCTGCAATACAAATCACACCGAGTTCTAAAAccacatgtatgtatgtatgtatgtatgtatgtttgtatgtatattCTGGCATGAAAGGAGAATATGGCGATCAGAGCATAGAATTTTAGAATTTGATAAGACAAAAACAGTCATTGCATGAAGGGCACTTCTGACTGCACACCAGAACACTATGGAACCGGTTTCGACATcaaatgtgaatttaaaaagttacatttaaaaaaatgcctTGTAATGTCTACAACAAATGCAGAAGGCTTTACCTGTCACCTctaaaataacaatataataacaaaacattCCCTTGACAGGCTGGAACaaatatctatctataatatATATCAGTCAAAAAGACTTTAACAACATTATGATTTGTCAATTAAGCAGTTATAGAGCAGCTTCTATGAGGGAAAATGTCATGTTTCATTATTTGGCAGCATTTGTGTGACAGTACCTTTCAGAAGGGAGACACAGAGTGCTCTGTGTGCTTCCCATTTTTGTAACAAAGGCTTACATTTGTTTCAGTAGTCTGTATTTAAGTTTCAGTTGTTGAGTCACGTTTCCACCAAAAGTAACTTTGAAATTTTAGTCCCAGGACCTATTTTTAAGGAACTAAACAGTTCCTTTAGCttgttgttctctgtgttccACCACATGTTTAAGACCTGTGAAAATCAGGCAAATGAGTCCTCTGATTTATGATGACGTATGTTACATGTCATTTTGCAGACAACTTTACAACAACGATGACATAAAATCTGTTATCTGTACTTTCTTCTGGAACTCCATGTTGATGTGTTGAAGCACAATGACCTTGCAGATTTTTAAAATTGGTGGGTGAAATAAAATGCTGCGACTACTCCACCAAAATTCCTGTGGTTTAGGAACATACTTGCAGGTATTTGCAGCGTTGAAGCACTAAGTTCCTTGTGAGGTTCCTATTTCCTGGGGAAAGTTCATGTGGTGGAAATGCGGCATTTGTTTGGACAGTCCAACCAAGTCAGTGTCATGTGGCTCTTTTTGTTTCAATGGCTTATTTCTCTCCATCTAACCATtcaaacatgtatttgttttggtCTTGAGGTAGCAACAAGACAAGGAGAACAGTCCAAAACtaagatttgttttttcttttgagtgCTCCATCTAAGTAGATGATCCTTCCAAATCTATCACACTCAAGATTTCTGTAAATCATCTTTCTGCCATGTTTTCCCCCTTTCATCATCTTCCCTTGTATTGAAAGGCACAGACCCCAAAGTTCTCACCAACATGCTGTGGCTTGAGCTTTGTGAAGATAAACTTGTGCAATCCTTACATGTTAATGTTCAGGCAACACAGTGATTCTCTGTCTCCTTCAAACCATCTCCATCGTCTGTGAGGTTCAGCAGAGCCAAGCTCTGGTCACTGGTCCTTTCTCGATTTGGGTCTGAGACTCCAGGTAAAACCACCAAGCCCTGGTcctgctctgagctgctgggcTCCACATCAGGATAAATGACAAGGAAACAGGCGGTAAGGAAGCCAAGGAAGGAGCTCCCAGAGGCCAATGCAGGAATGACACGCACACTGCCAACTGCGTCTACCACAGTTCCAAGGGCCGATGCAACCAAAATCTGGCTGATGTAGACCTAAAATGAACAAAGTAGAATGATTCATTGTATGACAATTGCTTGTATGGAATTTTGGTTTCTGtctaagaaaggaaaaaaagtaaGAGTGCTCACCTGGCAGGTTAAGATAGCGCAGTCAATACCAAAACCTCGTCTAGTATTTGCTGGACTGTGGTGGATGTACTGAGGAGAGAAACAGTGGAGAAGAGACTGTCACTCAAATTGTATATCCCTCAGATCATCAGTGTGTAGGTTTTTTCGTGTCTGACAAGATATGGAGCAAATACCACTATTTCATAGTTTGGGTAATTGCAAGTCCTCTACTGAGGTACCATGGCAAAAtgatatacaaaaaatatataacatggacactttctgcttctttctttctgtaaaTTTGAGTGTACTGTCCATTGGTGTAATTACCTCTTTGATTTCATGGTACTGCCCGAGTAATGCATAGGGACAGTAGGAGATACTCATGGAGATGATGCCCATGGTACTGatcatcaccatggcaacataAACATTTGGGAAGATGGCCATGATAGCAGTTCCTGATGTTAAAAGGGAAGACATTATTCTGCTTACCCATTAAGACAATATGCAACTGCTTCCAATTCCACCATACTTCACTCTGTTATTGTCATCTGTTTATTCTTTTGTCGTAACTTACCTATTGTAAATCCCAGTGTTCCAACAATGTAGATAACCTTAATGCTCAGATCAAAATTATCCAGGTATTTCTGGAGGATTGCTGAGTggagagatggaaagagagagatatagatatCAATTATTTTTAGTGTTAGGAAGCAGGTTAGAAAGGGGACGGAAACTAGAATTACTGCAGTGCAATTTTATGCCCCCACGCATTAGTCAAGTTGCTGTTCGAGAGCTGCGGCATTGAATTATGGGCAGGACATTTTTTGTAGAATActatgatgtcacagtgcatTTAGCCTCTGACCTTGTGGCTATTAAATGTCATAACATCATCATTTTCTCCTATTAGACATTTCTATGTCAAATCTTATTGTACTTCTTTTATGAATTCTTgagtacatttgttttttgaggTCACACTGACCTCAACCTCTGACCTTTGGCTACCAAATTCTAATCAGTTGAGCTCTTTGAGTCATTGTGGACATTTGTACTAAATCTGAAATAATTCTCTTTATGCTTTTTTGAGATAGTGtgttcacaagaatgggacagacagacaacctgaacataaatcaaaataaaaatagaaaatacaaataaaataattataatataataaaatgtttaattcattaattgtttaccagagcagacagcagcagtggcagcataGACAACCAGTCCCCAACAGCCCATCTGTACTCCTCTGTTGTAGTTTTGTAGCTCTGTGGAATTAGCTGGAGCCTGAAAAAAGGGAATAAATTCAATGTTATTGAACACTTTACTGGATAACTCTCACTGTAGTGTTAACATTTGACATAAATAACCTGATGTGATATGCTGGATTTATTGATCTGTGTTCCCCCACTGTATACAAACTGCCAAATGATCTCAGCTGGCAAAGCTGTCTTTAAACAGTGAGCCACTGGAGGCAATGATGAGagcatttatttcattttatgtgcAGCCTGAAGGGGCCACAACTGACATTCACTGTGTTAAATTGATGGTAAAAAAGACCCAATACCTTaaagtgtgtatgtatgtatgtgtgtgtgtgtgtatgtgtgtgtgtgtgtgcatgcctgagGGTCTCCATTGTAGATGACTTGTCCCATAAAATCTGTATAAAACACAGCTTCCGCTATATATGAGAACCATGTGAGGAGGTGACACAGACACAATCTCCACAGCTGCCTCGGCATCTATCgaggacagagaaagaaagagtcaGTCAACTACAACAAACAGCAAACTTTAATGTGTTACAGTGCATTATTAAAGTATTATTAGTAAAGACAGTTCCAAATTGCTTCACCCTCAACATGGATAACCAGAGCAGTCGAACAGTTGTACCCCTGTCTGGTCCTTCCTCACTGCTGGAGCCCTCAGATGACAGACTGCTGGCTGACAGCTGCAACTCGCGCCTGTCTGCACGCCGCTGGAGGTCACTCAGATCATTCAGACTGCGGGAGGTGGTGATGGGTCCTGGGCTCGAAGGTGCTGTTGTGCGTCGTAGTCGATACCGCTGCGATCCCACTCGTCCATAGTAAGAGAAGGTGAAGGAGGGCTGAAGAGCGAGAAAAAAGATCAGCCATTTCACATTTCCTAGATGTCTTTGACTCTTTaagaaacattcaaaaaacTGCAAGTGTAATCGTACTTGTCTGTAGAAGGTGGGTCGTCGTGATGACACTGAGGTGCTGGAGGGGCGGATTACCAGCCTGGTGGAGGCATGGCCTTTCATTGCATTAGAGTGGTCAGAAGAGGACAAGTCCGCACTGACACCATTGGCAGCCTTGACCTgcagggacaggagaggagcaCACATGTACTGGAATGTATATTTAAGGCAGAAAAGGGAATGTAAAACACACCCCAAAGCTTTTCTGTTCCACAAACTGcctattaattaaaaaacaaataactttgACATTGATGCTGCTCTGGCaatgtacaaaacaaaaataaatctgccTCTGTAGCAGCTGATTTCACCTGTGTTTTTAGATGTGATCCCTTAGAGCCAGAATTGATGAGTGAAGCACCGTTTGTTGGACCCTTAAGCTCAGGCTTAGCTGGATTTTGTGGCTCTAAGGCAACCATCCTGTGATTAACAGCAGCTATTCCAGCAGAAGGAGACTCAATGCTGCTGTCTGATGGCTTGAAAACATCTTCGAGCTCCCCCTGCGTCTGTGGTAGAAAATGATGCTCCCCTGGAAGGAAAAGTTGTGCATCTGGGTAGAGGTCAGCATCCATCTCGATAGTGGCGTCTGGCATGGCTAACACTGAATCACTTTTACTCCGCACTCGCTCCACAGAAAGGAAGTCCATTTCTCCCTCCTCAGGATCTGATTCGTTATCTTCGTGGGACAGGGGGGCAGATACGTCCTCCTCTGCAATGACATCCAATAAAGGCAGCGTGTGGCCAACAGGCTTGAGAGACAAGTGGCTGGTGGACTCCCCACTTCCTTCAACTCTGAGCAAGTTGGATGGAGAGAAAGGTTGCTCGGGGAtactgagcatgtgcagtgTGACAGAGACAATGAAGATAACACTTGCAAACAGGAAGAGGACCTGCTGCTGGGATTTAAATGCTCGACCCAGAGCTGTGCCAGTCCAGTCTAGACCACCCAGCATGTAGCCTACTGCTCCGCCGAGCCCTGAGgagacagatacagacacagaaacagatgttTATAATTGTCTAAGAATAGCTGAGGTCTGTGTGGGGTTGTTTGTTCATACATGCACATCTTACCAGCAGAAAATGCGTGAATATTGAGGGCCATATCTTGCTCCTCGGTGTCAGCAACATCAAGAAGGTAAGCTCTGATTGGTCCCTCTGAGGCGTCAGCGCAGAAGTCCAGCACAACCACACCCAACACAGTGAGGACGATGCCAATCGTCTGGCTGCCAGGACTATCGCCAACGGAAAGACCtgataaaataacacaaaatatacaCAGATGTAGTTAAATTCATTACTTAAGTCACAGACTTTCTCTTAAACTGTTCACTCACCTATTAACGATCCATTTAAAAACAGCGCCACTCCCAGCATCACACCTACACACAGGGCCAGAATGAATGGCCTTCTCCTCCCCCATCGCAGAGTACATCGGTCGCTGGCCGAGCCAATCAAAGGCGTGAAGAGGAGACCCAGGATAGGACTGAGGAACCAGGTCAAGCTGTAATACTGCTCAGGAAGACCTAGAAAACACAAATAAGCAAAACAGTATAATTATTTAGGTAAGTTAAACAGGATTAAGACAAAAGCTTAATTAATTGGCTGTCAAAGTGTACTACTGCTGGATCTGGTATGAATGCTATTACCAAATAATAAGCTCCATTTAGCATTATAGAGTGTGCATACATAATAAGCACACTCTTTTCACAATATCATAGTCTGGGAGTCTTGGCAGCATTTCTAAAACAATGACAGTTTAATGAAGTCTTAGAAATTGGAGAGGACTTCATGAAAGGGCAACATGTCTATTTGCCAAtaaatcagataaaaacagaagaaaacagaagccACATCTGTTACATGCAGGAAAGGATAATCACTTCACAATAAGTGTTTTTATTCAGGCACCATTGACCACAAAACATGCTTTACTGTATTAATTTGCATCTGAGGTGTATTTTTCTGATGAGCCCAGAACTCTGATCTTTGTCCATATGCTACAGTATGATACTGAATCTGTccaatgttttcattatttgttatgttttatatttttattacaaaCCCCGTCTTTAACTACGGCTACTGAACaactgactgaatgaataaTACTGAATTACTCATGGACCAGGCTTTATCGTGTTCTGACATCTTGGTACAAAACGTAATCCAACCTATTCAAACATTACCTTTGTCATGCAGGAACTTGCCATAAAAACTTAAACGGTGGAAGTCTGAGGAGAGAAAGCTTTTAAGGTTTTCCCATGTTCCATTGTTTATAAAAGCATTGCACATGCGGCTCTTGCATACCAAAGAGCCCCTTCTGCTCTTAAACAACTTCCTTTACCAGTAGCGTTAAGAAAGGCCTGAACATTTCAGAGAATGAGGTGGCCTgttacaacaacacagacagaaatatgCAGCAACCAGCCAGGTGGTGAAATCACCCTCAGTTTATTCCATCAAAAGACTTCATCCTGCAGTAAAATCAGACAAAACTGTTGCAATCTggacaaatgaaatgtaaaatatgtgggAGGTGATCAACTGTcaattatcattaaaaaaacaaaacaaatctctgTTTCTGTTAAAGGACAGTATCCTGATTTTCCACTCCTTATAAAGAAGTGGACTCTTAGATTCAATGTAAAAATCTGATGCATTCGAATACCGTCAGCTGGCCGGGTGAGCTGCCTGGTTCTCACGGGAACAACATGTTACCCATGCTGGCTTGCTCTGCTCCAGGCTTCCCTCTCGCTTAAGTCAACAACAGCAGATCACTTTTTGACAGTAGGTCAGATATCTCGCTTTCTGTCTTCTTTACCTCTCACTCATAGTAAATAAAAATTTTAACTGAAGGTAGTCTGCACTGTATGAAGAAGAGTATCACTGCATTATTagtgaaacactgaaatctATCTTACCAAACAAGGCAGCATAACATATGAGTCAAAACATGAGCGAGGATGTGTTCATCGAACGGGGCCTTAAAAATGTTTGTCCACTGTGTCAAACTTGACGAGCTCTGGAGAACTCagctacaaagaaaaaaacaagaatgcaGTCGCCCACTCCTAACATACCAATAAATTGTATTGCATGTACTGAATGTGGGTTTTTAAAGAGTTGACTATAGCAAAGTAAATCTTATAAAAATACAGAGCTAATTTTTAAACTCTCTTTAA of Sparus aurata chromosome 17, fSpaAur1.1, whole genome shotgun sequence contains these proteins:
- the LOC115567621 gene encoding solute carrier family 45 member 4-like isoform X1, producing the protein MLTHSYFWISSACLAHVMGDEAEEREASGFLEKKKPKEEAEGSESEKEMEEVGRVVHIPLHRWVMHGAVMFGREFCYAMETALVLPVLLQIGLPEQYYSLTWFLSPILGLLFTPLIGSASDRCTLRWGRRRPFILALCVGVMLGVALFLNGSLIGLSVGDSPGSQTIGIVLTVLGVVVLDFCADASEGPIRAYLLDVADTEEQDMALNIHAFSAGLGGAVGYMLGGLDWTGTALGRAFKSQQQVLFLFASVIFIVSVTLHMLSIPEQPFSPSNLLRVEGSGESTSHLSLKPVGHTLPLLDVIAEEDVSAPLSHEDNESDPEEGEMDFLSVERVRSKSDSVLAMPDATIEMDADLYPDAQLFLPGEHHFLPQTQGELEDVFKPSDSSIESPSAGIAAVNHRMVALEPQNPAKPELKGPTNGASLINSGSKGSHLKTQVKAANGVSADLSSSDHSNAMKGHASTRLVIRPSSTSVSSRRPTFYRQPSFTFSYYGRVGSQRYRLRRTTAPSSPGPITTSRSLNDLSDLQRRADRRELQLSASSLSSEGSSSEEGPDRGTTVRLLWLSMLRMPRQLWRLCLCHLLTWFSYIAEAVFYTDFMGQVIYNGDPQAPANSTELQNYNRGVQMGCWGLVVYAATAAVCSAILQKYLDNFDLSIKVIYIVGTLGFTIGTAIMAIFPNVYVAMVMISTMGIISMSISYCPYALLGQYHEIKEYIHHSPANTRRGFGIDCAILTCQVYISQILVASALGTVVDAVGSVRVIPALASGSSFLGFLTACFLVIYPDVEPSSSEQDQGLVVLPGVSDPNRERTSDQSLALLNLTDDGDGLKETENHCVA
- the LOC115567621 gene encoding solute carrier family 45 member 4-like isoform X2; protein product: MAPLKSNHSVMGDEAEEREASGFLEKKKPKEEAEGSESEKEMEEVGRVVHIPLHRWVMHGAVMFGREFCYAMETALVLPVLLQIGLPEQYYSLTWFLSPILGLLFTPLIGSASDRCTLRWGRRRPFILALCVGVMLGVALFLNGSLIGLSVGDSPGSQTIGIVLTVLGVVVLDFCADASEGPIRAYLLDVADTEEQDMALNIHAFSAGLGGAVGYMLGGLDWTGTALGRAFKSQQQVLFLFASVIFIVSVTLHMLSIPEQPFSPSNLLRVEGSGESTSHLSLKPVGHTLPLLDVIAEEDVSAPLSHEDNESDPEEGEMDFLSVERVRSKSDSVLAMPDATIEMDADLYPDAQLFLPGEHHFLPQTQGELEDVFKPSDSSIESPSAGIAAVNHRMVALEPQNPAKPELKGPTNGASLINSGSKGSHLKTQVKAANGVSADLSSSDHSNAMKGHASTRLVIRPSSTSVSSRRPTFYRQPSFTFSYYGRVGSQRYRLRRTTAPSSPGPITTSRSLNDLSDLQRRADRRELQLSASSLSSEGSSSEEGPDRGTTVRLLWLSMLRMPRQLWRLCLCHLLTWFSYIAEAVFYTDFMGQVIYNGDPQAPANSTELQNYNRGVQMGCWGLVVYAATAAVCSAILQKYLDNFDLSIKVIYIVGTLGFTIGTAIMAIFPNVYVAMVMISTMGIISMSISYCPYALLGQYHEIKEYIHHSPANTRRGFGIDCAILTCQVYISQILVASALGTVVDAVGSVRVIPALASGSSFLGFLTACFLVIYPDVEPSSSEQDQGLVVLPGVSDPNRERTSDQSLALLNLTDDGDGLKETENHCVA